The following are encoded together in the Brassica napus cultivar Da-Ae chromosome A9, Da-Ae, whole genome shotgun sequence genome:
- the LOC106367365 gene encoding F-box/kelch-repeat protein At1g30090, producing the protein MQRVRVSSQRAAVHKLGDSQMTLSPKFRVAASVQSPLFDRSSEQELSLTGEPLIPGLPDDVALNCLLRVPVESHVSSRSVCKRWHFLFCAKETFFARRKEFGFKEPWLFVVGFSRCTGKIQWKVLDLRNLTWHEIPAMPCRDKVCPHGFRSVSMPSEGTMFVCGGMVSDSDCPLDLVLKYDMVRNHWTVTNKMITARSFFGSGVIDGKIYAAGGNSADMFELDTAEVLNPLDGKWRSVSNMVTQMASYDAAVLNGRLLVTEGWLWPFFVSPRGQVYDPRTDQWETMAMGLREGWTGTSVVIYDRLFIVSELERMKMKVYDSVTDSWETVNGPELPEKICRPFAVNCYGNRVYVVGRNLHLAVGSIWRSESKFGVRWEVVESPERYGDLTPSNSQILFA; encoded by the coding sequence atgcaGAGGGTTAGGGTTTCATCCCAAAGAGCAGCTGTGCACAAGCTTGGCGATTCTCAGATGACACTATCTCCCAAATTCAGAGTAGCTGCCTCGGTTCAATCACCACTGTTCGATAGATCATCGGAACAAGAACTGTCTCTTACCGGAGAACCGTTGATTCCCGGTTTACCAGACGATGTCGCTCTTAACTGCCTCTTACGGGTCCCAGTCGAAAGCCACGTCTCGAGTAGATCCGTCTGCAAGAGATGGCACTTCTTGTTCTGTGCTAAAGAGACGTTTTTCGCCAGGCGCAAGGAGTTCGGTTTTAAAGaaccgtggctgttcgtggtcGGGTTCAGTAGATGCACAGGGAAGATCCAGTGGAAGGTTTTGGATTTGAGGAATCTCACTTGGCACGAGATCCCTGCGATGCCTTGTAGAGACAAAGTGTGTCCTCACGGGTTTAGATCGGTCTCAATGCCGAGTGAAGGCACTATGTTTGTCTGCGGAGGAATGGTTTCTGATTCTGATTGTCCTCTCGACTTGGTGTTGAAGTACGACATGGTAAGGAACCACTGGACAGTCACTAACAAGATGATAACGGCTAGATCGTTCTTTGGTAGTGGTGTGATAGACGGGAAGATATACGCAGCTGGTGGAAACTCTGCGGATATGTTCGAGCTCGACACTGCAGAGGTTTTGAACCCTTTGGATGGGAAGTGGCGGTCTGTTTCCAACATGGTTACACAGATGGCGTCTTACGACGCAGCGGTTTTAAACGGGAGGCTTTTGGTGACGGAAGGATGGTTATGGCCCTTCTTTGTATCCCCTAGAGGTCAGGTTTACGACCCGAGGACGGATCAGTGGGAGACAATGGCTATGGGGTTGAGAGAAGGATGGACGGGGACGAGTGTGGTGATTTATGATCGGTTGTTTATAGTGTCGGAGTTGGagaggatgaagatgaaggtttATGATTCGGTTACGGATTCATGGGAAACGGTTAATGGACCGGAGTTGCCTGAGAAGATTTGTAGACCGTTTGCGGTTAACTGTTATGGGAACAGAGTGTATGTGGTTGGTCGGAACCTTCATCTTGCGGTTGGGAGTATTTGGAGGTCGGAGAGTAAGTTTGGTGTGAGGTGGGAAGTAGTTGAGTCGCCGGAGCGTTATGGGGATTTAACTCCGTCCAATTCTCAGATTCTCTTTGCTTAA